The genomic interval CCCGCCGGCGGCCCGCTGGAGGACGCCGCCGCGCTGGCCCGCATCGAGGCGCTGACGATCCCCCCGGCCTGGAACGACGTCTGGGTCTGCACCGACGCCGGGGGGCACCTTCAGGCCACCGGCCGGGACGCCAAGAAGCGGAAGGTCTACCGGTACCACCCGCGGTGGAGCGAGCGGCGGAACCAGCTCAAGTTCGACCGGCTGCGCGTCTTCGGTGCCGCGTTGCCCGCGATCCGCGCCCGGGTCGCGGCGGACCTGCGCCGGCGCACGCTCGACCGCGACCGCGTCGCCGCCGTGGCCGTGGAGCTGCTGCAGCAGACACTCATCCGCATCGGCAACGAGCAGTACGCCGCCCGCAACCAGACCTTCGGCCTGACGACGCTCCGCGACGAGCACGTCGCCGCGACCACCGGCAGCCTCCGCTTCACCTTCACCGGCAAGAGCGGCCGGGACCACGACCTCACCGTCCGCGACCGCCGCCTCGCCGCGGCGGCCCTCAAGCTCTCGGAGCTGCCCGGGCACCGCTTGCTCCAGTACGTCGGCGACGACGGCCGGCCGCACGCGCTGCACAGCGAGCACGTCAACGACTACCTCCGCGATCCGACGGGGCTGGACTTCTCCGCCAAGGACTTCCGCACCTGGTTCGGCACGGTGGGGGCCGCGTGCTGGCTGCTCGAACAGGACCCCCCGCTGACCCGGGAAGAAGGGCAGAAGCAGAACGTGGGCGCCATCCGCCACGCCGCCGCGCTGCTCGGCAACACGCCGGCGACCTGCCGCAAGTACTACGTGCACCCGCTGATCCCCGAGATGAACGCCGAGGGCTCGTTGGGGCCGGCGCTCCGCCGGCTCGTGGAGCAGATGCCCGAGGAGGCCGAAGCGGGCCTGCACCCCAAGGAAGCCGCCGTCCTGTCGCTCCTGCTCGGCGACGAGGGCGGACGCGGGTCGGCCTGAAGCCCCCTCTTCTCGTGCCCGGGTTCACCCGCAGGCCGCGGCCCTCACGCGCGGACCGCGAAGGTGTGCAGCTTCAGGCGTTCGCTGAGGGCCTCGATCACCCGCATGCCCCGGACGCTGTTGCCCTGGAAGTCGATGCGGGGGCTGAACACGCCGATGCCCATCCGGCCGGGCACCACCGCGACGATGCCGCCGCCCACGCCGCTCTTGGCGGGCAAGCCCACCTCGTACGCCCACTCGCCCGAGCGGTCGTACATGCCGCAGGAGAGCATCAGGCTCAGCAGCGCGGGCACGTGCTCCACCGGCAGGGCTCGCACTGCGGTCAGCGGGTTCCGGCCGCCACAGGCCAGGGTGAGGCCGGCGTTGGCGAGGTCTTGCGTGCTGACCACCAGCGCGCACTGGTGGAAGTACAGCTCCAGCGTGTCCTCGACGGGGTCGTGCAGGCGGTCGTGATCGCGGAGGAGGTGCGCGATCGCCCGGTTGCGGTGCTCCCGCTCGCGGGCGCTGCCCAGCACCGCCTCGTCCACCGCCGGGCGCCGGCCGAAGTACCGGCCGAGCCGTTCCTCCAGCAACGCCTTCCGCGCCGGCAGGTCGTCCTCGCCGTCCGCGTGGACGAAGTCGGCCACCGCGATCGCTCCCGTGTTGACCAGCGCGTTGAAGGGCCGGCCCTCCTCGTCCAGCTTGCCGATCGCGTTGAAGGGCTCGCC from Phycisphaera mikurensis NBRC 102666 carries:
- a CDS encoding DNA topoisomerase IB; its protein translation is MASRKKTIPTDVFPEDAALHHADDGAPGYTREKRGRDGHRYLDPAGGPLEDAAALARIEALTIPPAWNDVWVCTDAGGHLQATGRDAKKRKVYRYHPRWSERRNQLKFDRLRVFGAALPAIRARVAADLRRRTLDRDRVAAVAVELLQQTLIRIGNEQYAARNQTFGLTTLRDEHVAATTGSLRFTFTGKSGRDHDLTVRDRRLAAAALKLSELPGHRLLQYVGDDGRPHALHSEHVNDYLRDPTGLDFSAKDFRTWFGTVGAACWLLEQDPPLTREEGQKQNVGAIRHAAALLGNTPATCRKYYVHPLIPEMNAEGSLGPALRRLVEQMPEEAEAGLHPKEAAVLSLLLGDEGGRGSA
- the glsA gene encoding glutaminase A, with amino-acid sequence MQDLVDELHERFAPLDDGAPSDSLPELAGVDPDRFGISVVDADGERFEAGDVASGFSLQSASKPFVYGIALERCGAGRVRERVSVEPTGEPFNAIGKLDEEGRPFNALVNTGAIAVADFVHADGEDDLPARKALLEERLGRYFGRRPAVDEAVLGSAREREHRNRAIAHLLRDHDRLHDPVEDTLELYFHQCALVVSTQDLANAGLTLACGGRNPLTAVRALPVEHVPALLSLMLSCGMYDRSGEWAYEVGLPAKSGVGGGIVAVVPGRMGIGVFSPRIDFQGNSVRGMRVIEALSERLKLHTFAVRA